The following are from one region of the Lineus longissimus chromosome 19, tnLinLong1.2, whole genome shotgun sequence genome:
- the LOC135503193 gene encoding uncharacterized protein LOC135503193, which produces MDSTEAEQDKSCLPNSGAESEEFHQDHVITFHNDLKHAVIIGDCVPSDNADGTTVQNLVIKQESFQYEFCVDDTDVPDIVAAETVVTTTPPRPRQAFSLDDVIKGSPLCVKIFSPDHKTDRVFLDHLQTLDDANVWSQFSGGKLTSVEETSESELNTSQESFIALAPDSILASGTEPPDSANQFLGHKQMQQAFEVKQEARRVKQERDRMQKRRQRLNPDFRNKEKEKAKERMRNKRMNPQYRDVERKKDRVRRRVSRHRTAIQKMQENGAMENQYQRLLQNIDGMNVVVEGANNHTRFAEPEGFYTL; this is translated from the exons ATGGACAGTACAGAAGCAGaacaagataaatcctgtttacCGAATTCAGGCGCTGAAAGTGAGGAGTTTCATCAAGACCATGTGATAACTTTCCACAATGACCTCAAGCATGCTGTAATCATTGGAGACTGCGTCCCTTCTGACAATGCAGATGGGACAACTGTACAAAACCTTGTCATAAAACAGGAATCTTTCCAGTACGAATTCTGTGTGGATGATACTGATGTACCAGACATTGTTGCCGCGGAGACGGTAGTCACGACGACACCTCCGCGACCTCGCCAGGCCTTCTCATTGGATGATGTCATCAAGGGCAGTCCTCTCTGCGTCAAGATCTTCTCTCCCGATCACAAGACAGATAGAGTTTTTCTTGACCATTTACAAACTTTGGATGATGCAAATGTTTGGTCGCAGTTCTCTGGTGGAAAACTTACCAG CGTTGAAGAAACTAGCGAAAGTGAGCTGAACACGTCCCAAGAGTCATTCATTGCGTTGGCGCCGGACAGCATCCTGGCGTCTGGTACAGAGCCACCCGACTCTGCCAACCAGTTCCTTGGTCACAAACAGATGCAGCAGGCATTTGAGGTGAAGCAGGAGGCGCGACGTGTCAAGCAGGAGAGAGATCGGATGCAGAAACGGCGCCAGAGGCTCAATCCAGATTTCAG aaataaagaaaaggaGAAAGCCAAGGAACGCATGAGGAACAAACGCATGAATCCTCAGTACCGAGACGTCGAGCGCAAGAAGGATCGAGTCCGCCGAAGAGTTTCGCGCCACCGAACAGCCATACAAAAAATGCAAGAAAATGGTGCTATGGAAAACCAATACCAAAGACTTTTACAGAACATTGATGGCATGAATGTTGTTGTTGAAGGTGCAAATAATCATACTCGCTTTGCGGAACCCGAAGGATTTTATACCCTGTAG